Proteins encoded within one genomic window of Brassica rapa cultivar Chiifu-401-42 chromosome A09, CAAS_Brap_v3.01, whole genome shotgun sequence:
- the LOC103838190 gene encoding transcription factor bHLH157 has translation MMDMEVKQILKSLCFSYGWSYAVYWRSDPINPMLLRVEETHNDEQSATLVDDMILKTHVLGQGIVGEAALTGNYQWLFSDTLVQCEHEFQNQFISGFKSIAIIPIGSSGVVQLGSTQKIVESREMLEETERALQEKHSLKVKDQSVDLDTLFESLVPLVDCELVPEYFQELSFDDIFTEEDNNPPSLLFDKPAFEASPNPSSSDINEDDDSVFDILNSYSWDDLYQLLADDDSQEQECSMVIQGNDKDLLGIHSYDCPQKGQLFSELISTSLSNSTSCLTNVQQEDSYSGLNQSKRRKLDNSTSSSFFMTQAETLTPLNPPMWIDEDMAGNWKKPQEEGVKKKKKRAKAGESRKPRPKDRQMIQDRIKELRGMIPNGAKCSIDTLLDLTIRHMVFMQSIAKYADKLKQPYQPKLVKEKERTWALEVGDDESVVCPIIVEDLKPQGQMQIEMVCQENGDEFLEIAHVVRGLGLNILKGVMVTRQGRIWAHLIVEAKPHITRLQLFYSLVHLFQQQNPPHSSSFDHQT, from the exons ATGATGGATATGGAGGTTAAGCAGATATTAAAGAGTCTATGTTTCAGCTACGGATGGTCTTATGCTGTCTATTGGCGCTCTGACCCCATTAATCCCAT GTTACTGAGAGTTGAAGAAACACACAATGATGAACAATCAGCCACACTCGTTGATGatatgattcttaagactcatGTCTTAGGCCAAGG CATCGTGGGGGAAGCTGCTTTAACCGGTAACTACCAATGGCTGTTCTCAGACACACTTGTTCAG TGTGAGCATGAGTTTCAGAATCAGTTTATCTCTGGCTTTAAG AGTATCGCAATCATTCCAATAGGATCAAGCGGCGTTGTTCAGTTAGGGTCTACTCAAAAG ATTGTTGAGAGCCGAGAGATGTTGGAAGAAACAGAAAGAGCTCTGCAGGAGAAGCATTCTTTGAAAGTAAAGGATCAGTCGGTAGATCTTGATACTTTGTTTGAGTCTCTAGTACCACTGGTAGACTGTGAGCTTGTCCCTGAATATTTTCAAGAACTCAGCTTCGATGACATCTTCACCGAAGAAGATAATAATCCCCCTTCTTTGCTCTTCGATAAACCAGCCTTTGAAGCATCCCCAAACCCTTCTTCTTCAGACATTAATGAAGATGATGATTCTGTGTTCGACATTCTCAACTCTTACTCTTGGGACGATCTTTACCAGCTGCTGGCTGATGATGATTCCCAAGAACAGGAATGCTCCATGGTGATCCAAGGAAACGACAAGGATCTTTTGGGGATCCATTCCTATGATTGTCCGCAGAAAGGACAGTTATTCTCTGAGCTCATAAGCACTAGCCTTAGCAACAGCACTAGTTGTCTCACAAATGTGCAACAAGAAGATTCTTATTCTGGCCTGAATCAGAGCAAAAGACGGAAACTTGACAACTCAACAAGCTCAAGCTTCTTCATGACTCAAGCGGAGACACTAACACCTCTTAATCCTCCGATGTGGATTGATGAAGACATGGCAGGGAACTGGAAGAAACCTCAAGAAGAaggagtgaagaagaagaagaaaagagcaAAGGCAGGAGAAAGCAGGAAGCCGAGGCCTAAAGACAGGCAGATGATACAAGACCGTATCAAGGAGCTACGAGGGATGATTCCAAATGGAGCTAAG TGTAGCATTGATACACTGCTTGATCTGACGATAAGACACATGGTGTTCATGCAAAGCATCGCCAAGTACGCTGACAAACTCAAACAACCGTACCAGCCTAAG CTGGtgaaggagaaagagagaacGTGGGCGTTGGAAGTGGGGGATGATGAGTCAGTGGTATGTCCGATCATCGTGGAGGATTTGAAGCCGCAAGGACAAATGCAGATAGAGATGGTGTGCCAGGAAAATGGGGATGAGTTTCTTGAGATTGCACATGTGGTGAGAGGTCTAGGTTTGAACATTTTGAAAGGAGTCATGGTAACGAGACAGGGAAGGATATGGGCACACTTGATCGTCGAGGCAAAGCCACACATCACTAGGCTTCAACTCTTCTACTCACTTGTTCACCTCTTTCAACAACAAAATCCACCACACTCCTCCTCTTTTGACCACCAAACATGA
- the LOC117128502 gene encoding early nodulin-like protein 1 yields MGMMSLSSVTVLVMILLVQVSSTQYKVGDLDSWGIPTDAKVYTKWPKSHSFKIGDSLLFLYPPSEDSMIQVTASNFKSCNTKDPILYMNDGNSLFNLTQNGTFYFTSGHPGHCQKYQKLIVSVGTYVTARFPGVRPGNRAVTTYSAEADALSPSSSSADADAPSYQNAFGSIPLSQKSSSSSLLFSTVVASLACAVVVVGALM; encoded by the exons atgggAATGATGAGTTTGAGCAGCGTAACGGTTTTGGTGATGATACTGCTAGTGCAAGTGTCTTCGACGCAGTACAAAGTTGGGGACTTGGACTCATGGGGTATCCCGACTGATGCTAAAGTATACACGAAATGGCCCAAATCTCACTCTTTCAAGATCGGTGACTCCCTCT TGTTCTTGTACCCACCAAGCGAAGATTCAATGATTCAAGTGACAGCTTCCAACTTCAAGAGCTGCAACACCAAAGATCCGATCTTGTACATGAACGACGGCAACTCTCTCTTCAACCTCACCCAAAACGGAACCTTTTACTTCACCAGCGGACATCCTGGCCACTGTCAAAAGTACCAGAAGCTCATTGTCTCCGTCGGCACTTATGTAACAGCCCGATTCCCCggagtccgaccggg gaaccgggccgttacaactTACTCCGCCGAAGCAGACGCCTTGTCTCCCTCCTCTTCTTCTGCCGATGCCGACGCTCCTTCTTACCAAAACGCATTTGGATCGATCCCACTCTCTCAGAAATCTTCGTCTTCATCGCTGCTATTCTCCACCGTCGTTGCTTCGCTGGCCTGCGCTGTCGTCGTCGTCGGTGCTCTCATGTGA